DNA from Scheffersomyces stipitis CBS 6054 chromosome 1, whole genome shotgun sequence:
TGACTGGTGTGGTCTCTGTGAACGTGATGGTCATAGTAGCATCAACTGTCCATACGAGAACGATATCTTTTGATCATGTTAGTAATCCATGTATACATACATAGGCATAAACTATCATAGTTTGAGTAGTTGTCAATTCTATGATTAATAGGTTCCCTGCTAATTTGTAGGTTTCTTAGAATATTTAAGATTCTCACAAAAAGGGAAGATGATGTACTCTCTAAATCACAAAGGTAACTGCTCCAAATATTGAATTCGAACTTTGGTATTTCAGCCTATGGTATTCAGAGGAAGCTTTTCCATCTCGCACAATTGCtatattttcttctgtaggCATGTGGTTTTGAGCATGGTCAACTCCGCAAACCAAGACCAAATCTATGTATACAATTATATAGGTACTGCATATGTAAAACTCCGTGGGATGAAAACCTGATCTTACTCGAGCATaaaagagaagttgaaatatATTAGAAACAGATGGTCTTCTCTTTGAAACATTTGCATTATTATATATCACAGCATAGAATGTGAAATGCTTCGTACCCATTCTGTTTTTATGGGTCAAACCAGCCAGTTCTATCGAAGAAAGGAAGATCCTGCATAATTTTAATGAAATATTGATCTTCACATGCTATCCAAAAGAACTAAGCTATATATACGTAATAGCTCCTCAGAATGTTGTAGGATAACAGGGGTCTGTTTGTAGAGTAGTGGACAATCCCTATCTGCTTTGATTTGCTATAAAGTTTCAAATAGCAATTGTAAGGTGAAGACTTTAATTTATAGGATATAGTGTCaaatttcatcaatgaCAGAAAGATTCGTTATCAAACTTACCCACGGTTCCAGAAGTTTCACCACCTTCTCGAACTACAGCGAACAAGATGTTTTCAAAGGTGCCGGAACCAAATGGACAAGAGTGATCTTTCTCTTGCATGGGTTTCCTGATGAAAATTCGTCCTATGATGAAGCCTGGCCGCATTTAGCACAAGGGTTTCCTAATGAAAAGGGTCTTTTGTTGCTAGCACCATTATTGAGAGGCTACGAAGAGCTGAGTTTGGGGCCAGACGAATATAGTACTCATGATGTCGCTGGAGACGTCGGTGCCTGGATCAAGCAGATTAACCCCAGCAACAAGGTTCCAGTTCACATTTTGGGCCACGATTGGGGTGCTATAACTGCCTTCAAAACTGCTTCAAGGTTTCCAGAGTTGGTTACTTCAATTGTGACTTTGGCAATTCCTTATTTGACCAATGTGGTTCCCTGGAAGTTGGCTTGGAATGTTCCTGAACAGTTGTACTATTCGTCGTATATGGTGACGATGCAGTTATCGTTCTTGTACAGATCCAGATTCGAACAAACAGGCAGAGATTCGTACTTAGATTCGCTCTGGAAGTACTGGTCTCCTACCTGGAAGTATACCGAAAAAGATATTAGTAAGACCAGAGCCAGATTGAGTGATCACAGAATCATGGATGCTACCACAGCCTATTACAGAGCCATCTTCAACCCGATTAACCTTATTAACGGCAAGTCTAAATGGCCCGTTGACTTCAGCCAAGTTCCCACATATTTTATAGGTGGAGCCCAAGACGGTTGTATGACCAGCAAGTTGTATGAATGGGAAAgagagttgttgaaggacgAACCCAATGTCAAGACCACTATTTTGCCCAACCTGGGCCATTTCTTACATCGAGAAGAACCCCAAAAAGTTGCTGAGTTAGCGATTGAGTTCTTCGAAAAGTACTCTTCCAAGGCTACCAGTAGTTAGTTTAAAATACTTTATTAGATCTATAAGTATGTAAAGCTTGTGAACATATAAACTAttcatcatcgtcgtcctcttccacttcttcagctAGAGTGTCTTGCAGTTCAGTTTCAATAAACTTCGATATGTCATTTTCATCGTTCTCTCCATTGGCATATACTATACTTTCGTTGTCATTGTCATCCTCGATATCATCGTTGGTTTCTATGTTCAAAGTGGAGATTCTGCTTCTCAATTCAGATTGcgatttcaacaattgcaacCTTCCTTGCAAGGCAAGTAAATGAGGCAACAACTTGATGCCGTTATTCAATCCAGACTGcaagtttttcaagttttcgGACTGCAGTGATTCCTTAGCGATGGCTCCACCATATCCAAGCAACAATAGCTTCAACCATTTGGACAATGGTGTGTTCTTTGAAGGATCTTTGGCAACTTCAGAACTTATCAACTCGAATACACGGAGTAACAAATCTGTCGATTCAGTAGAGAGCATCTTTAAAACTTGTTTTATATTGTTTTCGTTATCGTTGGTAGAACAGACAAAGATAAcctctgaagaattgacttcttcagttgTCAAGAGCCCGGTTAACGTTTGATGCAATTCTTGTGCAGATAGGTTATCCACGGTTACCTCTTTGGGGATATGGAcagcaatttcagaatGCCCATTGACAATAGCATTCTGGGAGCGTTCGTGATATTCTATTGGGATCTCAACAAGTCCTTCAAAGGAAATATCCGATGCAATTCTGATAAATCTTGGCTCGAGCAAATCGTACCACACACCAATAAGTTGGTTTTCATCCTGGTCATAGACGACAGCAGATAACGGTATTCCAGCACTTGAAGTTTTGATAATGCTTGCAGCAGACACATCTGTCACCGTTGTATTATAATCTATGTTGTATACTTCAACATTGGTAGTTGTAAAAGCGAAGATTTGTTCTTGTGATGCTGTTGAGACAACCAGGAAGTTGAGGATTTCTGAATTGGCTCTTAATGAAATAATGTCCTCGACATTGGAGATATTGAATACCTGCAATTCGTTCGAGTTCTTCCTCAATGCAATAATTCTTTCTGGATGCGTTTGAGATTGTCTGATGACTTTGTATGCATTGGTAGAGTGACTGGGGTTGCCGAATTCGACTACAACTTGATTCTTTGACTTCGCTACATCCACGACTTCCAAGGAACCAGTCgattcaacaacaactgGGACAGATCTGGCTGTGATCTTACTTCCTTTGTACTTGATACCTTTAGCGATGCCAATCTTGCGGTTGAATTTCGTTTCTTTGATCACTTTGTTCTCCACGACGGAGAATTCCACaaatttttcttcttctccgCTGTATGCCCAGATACTTTCTCCATCATTCAGACCAACTAGATTGGTGAATTTTGATCCATGAGCGATTCGGTTGACGATCTTATCGACTCCTGGActgaagaaaataaagTCTCCAGATATCAAAAGTACAACTAACTTGGCTTCTGATGTTTCAAAATTGCTCATTTCCTTATCATCTTTCGCTCTCTTTTTTCCTCTCTTAGCTGGAGCATCGATCCACATAGCATCTACTACAGTATCTTCGGCTTCAAGCTCGATCTTGACAACTTGGTTGGTTTTGATTTCCCCCAAAGAGGTATCTTTCTCGATTGGGAAGATCAGAACCTCGTTTCTGCCATTCTTCGAGACTATACTTGCAAAATACAGGCTTGTACTATCTACATGGTTCGTGATACCTGTCATTTTGCTTTTGCTGGCTATTTTCTGGTAGATCTTAGAGATTTCAGACTGTTCTTAAATTTTATTTTAATTATTTCTGCTCTTCGCAGCTCTTCGCACTGAAAAAAATCTGCGGCAAGGATTTTTATTGTAGAGACTTTGGAGACTTACCCATACCGAAAGTGAACCTGTTAGCCTCAATTTGGCTGGTTTGACTTTGCTGGTGGCTATATAGAATAGTTTATAGAGTTACTTGAGTAGTGATCGTTTTCAAGTATTTAAAGGAGAAAAATCAATTAAAAGTTCTGTAATATTGAGGTGACAAGTACGTAGAGTTTTAAGTATGCGACTTCGCTATGCGAATCAGCACCTATATTGTCTTCAGCGGCCCATTATTACCAGAAAGTAGATATTGCACCTCCTCTCACCTTGAAGTACTACTTATATCTACAACTATTATCCAACAATAAAAAGTTGTTAATTCTAACGAAGTGGATCTATAGGCTATGAACCATTTGATAAGCAGCTGTCTATGAAATAAATAGAAGTGCCATTCAATGCATACTTTGTTTGCTCTCTTGGAGTTCGATCATCTGCTGCACTTGCAACTTGCAGAGTTCCTTCAAGTCGAACACATCCGCCTTCAATTCCTCGACCTGCTCGGATTTTTCTCCTATCAACTCTAACATTGTCTGCtccttgatcttcttctcttcaataCCTTCCTGAAGTGTCTCTATTTGCTTCTTGAGATTTCCAAACTCTTcaacattcttcaagttttctatCAACTCCTGCTCTAAAATCTCCTTGTCgttgttcaattggttATTCTCCTCTCTTAACGTGTTCAATTCGATTTCCAACCTTCGTATGTTGGAACTCATTTTATTAATAAGCTGAAtgtttccatttccattgttggttGTGGCTGGGAATGTTCCAGAAATGCTGCCTGGCCCAAGATTGCTGGCCGAGGAGTTTAGTATATTGCTTGAGTACTTGGAAATTGAATAATCTTCAGGAACATTGTCAAAACTCTCTTCGCCAGTTTCAGTTAAATTGGTGACAGAATTATTGTGCGATGTATGGAAGAAACCTGAGAATTCCTTCGATATGGCGGGGGTTTGCGACGATTCCCCAAATCTGATATCATGCCAGCTATGAGGATTGTAGCTCAGAGGAGTATCAATTATGCTACTACTAGAATTGGCTCTGAAAGGAACACGACTACCCGAAATATTGAGTCCTAATTCTTTCCCATCAGCACTCCGCTCGGATGccaaatcttcttccagGATCGAATGCAATTTTGTTATCGTTTCGTTCAAAGTCTTGACCTTCGCGTCCAAGTTGGCTCTGTCGGTATTGAAGACGGTTTTGAGCTTTTCGagtttttcttgaagttccCCGTAGTCACTTTCCTTAACTTGAATCGTAAACTTAAGctcttcattctctttGGATAGAATTTGCTGTTTTTCAAATAATGTTGCTAACTCTTCAGTCTTTGACACTAACGACGAAtttaatttcttcaactcgtgGGATAACTTTTGattactcttcttcaaggaaTCAACAGTTGAAGTCATACTATCCACTTTGGTTAGCAAATTGGATTCAATAACCTTCCAGTTTTCCTGAGACGAAAGGAATTGGTTCTGCAAAATGTGATGGGTGTCTGATAGTTTAACATAGTCTTCATAGTAAACCAGTTTAGCTTCGGAGTCGTTGGCTACATTGGTATCGCCAGAAACTGTGCCTCGGCTCGAGCCGTTTGCATGAGCAGAGCCAGGGATACTCTCATTctccaatctcaacaattCTATCTTATTCTCCAAGCGAGAGATCTCCGATTGGTTCTCCAGTTTCAAAGATGATATATCTCTCTTCAAGTCGTTTATAATTGAATCTTTGGAATCCAACTGTAGTTGATTCTGTCTCTTTAACATGTCGAATTGAATTCTCACTTCACTCAATTCTTTCAGAGCCTGCTTACGGGCTGCGAGCTCCTCCTCAAAAATCTTTTGCTGCTCCTTGTATTTTCCTTGCCAGTTTTGCTGAAGTTCCTTCTCTAAAGTTGAAGCAGTTTCGCTGAGTTTGTGCGATAAATTGTTGTAGCTATCAATCAATTGTTGTACTCCCTTGAACTTGTGAATCTTGAGAAAGTCTTCCAACTCTCCCAATCTTAATGAAGACTCCTCATTTTTGCTAGAGTAATCATGCAAattctcttccaagtcgCTGTTAATTgccttcaacttttttATGGAATCGTTTagtttcaattccttgaccGATAAAGCTTCACCTTCCTTCATCAATTGCTTTATAGTTTCATCTTTTGCAGCTATcttattcaacaaatctCTCTTTTCGTCATCAACAGCTGGCATGCCGTAAGACTTCGATTTCTGCTCTGCtgtcttcaattgttcgCTCAAAAgcgaatttttcaattgtaaATCTGCCAATTGCTGCTTCAAGTCCAggatttcattttctggTTTGGAAGCTTCTATAACTTTGGGTTCTACTattttttcttcaagtttgttgAAAGTAGACTCAACAGCTTTGGGATGTACAATTGGTTCCGTCTCATTGCTAGTAATGGGTGATAATGCTAATGGTGTATGAGAGACTGTAGAAACCGCAGAGCTATCATGAACAGGACTAGTTGCAGATGAAGGCTTGGTCTTCTTGGCCTTACCCTTGGCAGCGAGAGCCAATCTCTCCTGAAGGGTTAATCTCTTTTTGGGCTTGGGAGGTGAAGTAGTTGGAgttatagaagaagactcgCTCTTAATTTCATTAGCTCCTCTATTTTCGTCAGCTATTGCTGagtcttcattttcttcttttgcttcagattcatctttcttgaatttatcaacttcttgagtttttgattcttctgaagtttCATTAGACTCCGCAACGTATCTAGCATCTACGGTACTTCCACCTTCTTTACTATCCTCAGTTTCATTACTGTCCACTACAATCCCGTTTCCAGGCGAGTCTTCCACTTCTCCATTAGAATTCTGCTCACAATTGGTTTCAGGATTGCCAACTTCTGGATCAGGTGCTGCCTCATCAATCTCACTATCGTTAGATTGACCTGGCTGTTCAATTGGgttttctacaatttcaccATTTTTGTCAGGATTTGATGCTTGAGAGGTCTCTGTTTCTCGAAAACTGTTCCTCCTCGGTGTCTGCTTGCTCTTGGCGGCCTTTCCTTTGCTCTTCTTGGTCATGTGCCGTCAGAATCTTAACTTGGTTGCTTCTCCTTGTCGAAAGTAGTGGATCAACTCAACcatttttgtattttgtATATTGACTGAATCGACTATCTGTAGGAATTTGAATATGAGCGCGCACACCAGAACAGAAGATGGAAATATACTCAGGATCTTAAGTGAAATGGTAGCGCTGCTTCTTTTATCCCAAAAGGCTGGTAGGTGAATGTTTTTCGGTTTTATCATTGTTGGAGAACAAAGACCGAAGAATAGAAGTTCCAACTGTATATGAGATTATTTGAATTGGCGGTTGTGGATTTTTGTGGCTGGACGCTGGTTGAGCTGCAACGTACGGCTTGCATGAACCAAccacttcttctcttgcGTCTTCTTGTAAATGTACAAAAGAGTCTGCGAAATACCCCCATAAGCTGATTCTCTTTGAACGGATACATTAATTGACTGGTAAATAAGAAAATATATATTCAGAGTCTGGTTGCCCTCTTGCTGTTATTTTTATAGTAAGAGCATCACAGTAAGCAGAGGTAAGCTCCAAATTATTTGTGTATGTGTACAAAATGCAGCTGAGTGCTTAAGCGAAAATCGTTTTCGACTGCAACTTTAAATAGCCTAGAGCTATTTTTTTAGCTAATTTGTATTAATAGATAGTCAACTTAGATTAAAAAGAGTAGCTACAATGGGATCTAAACTTTTCTTAAACTGTGGGGGATGACGTGCATTAAAAGATCAGAACTTTTGGTTTTATCAAGAAACGTCAAAAAATGCCTTAAAAGCGAAAGAATGTTGCTCGTCAGCAGAAGGTCCATGTAAGGAGCAAACACTGCGAGAGTTGCGGTAGCACGACGGGCAAAATTTTGATAAAGAATGTATCTATTCGTATCTATCATAAAAGTCAAATAAATAAGTAAGGATAGGATCATGGTCAATCCTTTTTCCAGCCTTACAATGTACACCTAGAACAAGCAATCGCAGCCGCTGTTCATCTCTTCAACGGTGGGCTTGTGCCAGTGGAAGATTCCAGTGCAGACTTCATTTGAGGGTCAGAATGCTGGCCGGGGTCATGCTGAACTTGGTGTTGCTGGAGGATGCTGGAGGTTTGCGTAGATTGTGCTGTCTGTTGATATGACTGTTGCAGAGTCAGGCCTTGCATTTGTGTGTATGGATACGATGTTTGTTGCGGCCAGCCCATTGGCGGTCGCTGCTGTGAAATTGGAGGAGGAATATGTTGCGGATAGCCCTGCTGGTAGTACATATACGTAGGTGCTGGTATCGATCCTGGCGGTGCTACGGTATTGGCATGTACCTCCATTTGTTGCTGTGGAGCTGCTACTTGCTGGTTGCTTCTAACCTGAGGATTGTAGCCGTACCAGTAGTTACCCTGTGTGTAATCTGACGGAGAGTGTTGCTGAAGGTGTGACGGATAGTTACTTGCGTCGTAGGGCCCCTGTTGGGTATTGTTGCTGGTTCCATCTTCCGACAATTGGTTGTGTTGAAAATCCGCCTTAGACTTTCTATGACCGTGCTTTTTGGTCACGATATGGGTGTTCAAATGGTTGAGCGACCCATAACTTTTGACGCATCCAGGATACGAACAGTTGTACTTGCGGACAATCTGGTTGTATCTCCTTCTGAAACGCCTTCCTCTCTTGCTCTCGTGCAACGGATCGAGGTCCAGAGCCAGGTGCGATTGGTGATGAAGAGGATTGTACAGCAATTGATGCATTTGGTTTCCTCCACTAATCATCTGCTGAGGAACCAGATTAGTTGCAGCATGTGACGGATACATCGGCTGGTTACCTGGCTGAACCAAGTGGCCATAGCCTAATGCTACATTTTGGCCATACTGACTCTGGACCAGGGAAGCGTTGGAGCCTGTCGTCTGCTGAAGGTTGACCAAATGGGCAGCTTCAGCTACTCCCGGAGGCTGCTGGTACGCTATATTATCACCATAAGGTCCGACCAGCGTTCTCTGTTGTGTTTGTTGAGGCGAGTCTGTGAAAGAAGTCGcagccaacttgttgtcGATAGATGAAACAGACCTCAGGTGGTGATTGAAATATTGATTACGTTGGTAAGGAAGGTATTTGGGCGAAAGAtcttgttgctgttgctgttgctgttgacTTGTTGACATATCTTTCGGTACTCCGGGAACGGAACCGATGGAAGGCAACTTGGGGTTGGTACCATAGGCTTGATTGGGGTTTTGAACCTGGACCTTTCCATGGATGTTTAGTATCAGGTTTATCGACAAATTCTTGTAATTCTTGGGAGAACCGTCGGCGTCAAGGCCCTCATCGGCAACCAACACCGGGTCAGTCACATCATCCTTTAACTTTTGTGCTGCTTGTCCGTCTAGCAAAGACTTGGCCGTGCCATCCTCTAACTGAGCGGAAAGGGCTTTAGGCATTCCAATATTATTTTGTTCGGAGGACATTGTGATGGATACTAATACAGATGATTTGGTAGAAATAATACAAAACGAAAGTAATACAGGTGGGGAAACAAGTACTAGAACTAAATGGGGGATAAATGGTTACTCTTGGTGTTAAGGAACGTTACAGCTGAAATACAAATAATTGGAAatgatcttgaaatctGATGCTGGTGAAAGCTTGTATGGTTCAGGAGAACTCACAAGTATTCTGGATCAATAGCTCTGCTTTACAGACGTACGTAAACCTCGAAAAACTTGAGCAACCTTTTCGGTAACGTTGGGATATGTTGAGGCTACGAGAAAAAGGATATGCAATGAACTGGACCTCTAAAGTCAAACGTGACGAGGAAAAAGAATACCAATATCAAGGGCACAGGTGCTGGACTCTGTAGGAAAAAAGCTCGTGTGTTGTGCTAGCTTGAATCGCTAGGTTGGTAACGTTGTAGTTAACAGGCTGTGGAAATGTACAAATGAAATTCTCAGGCCCCTTCTAACTGGATTTTGATATCAACGAAAAACTAGTCAACTGTTATTGATGGggaagaaagtgaagttgttgttttAAACAGTTTGGCACAATTATTTCAAGGAGTACACTTGAGCAATATTACTGAAACTATGGAATTTGGCTATGGAATTTACGCCCTGGTGCGATTCACTATTTTGTCCTTGGAATCTTCAAATATGCTCCGACTCCGTCTACTGTCAGAAGCCGCTGGATATCCTTCGCTGATTTCAAGCAATTGCTTTTGGAAAGTGGATAACAGGCTGCTTCGTTGTGGTTAGTAATGGCAGTGCTGTCTGTTTACCAAAACTAGTCCCGAAGACCATATATATAAAAATTTGAGTCTAATTTGATAATTATAAATAACCTAAAAAAAAATACTCAAAATCGGGTGAGAGAAGGTTTTTTTATGGTTGTATATTTTTTAGTAGAATAGGAATTGCTAAAAAATAATCTTAGAAGGACGCACCTCCATTAACAGGAAGTCACCTATTGAAATACAGATACATATACCAAGAACAGCGGGTTTGAGAATGGAACAAAAAATTAAATAGAGAAAATAAAAACGAGTCAAAAAAATCGTTTTCCTTTGTTACACCTTGGCTCTGTGTTATCTCACGTCGGCGTTCTAATCCTCTGATTCGGCGCGTAACGCTCGAAATTTCTCTCTGCTCAGTGCTCATGCCTCAACGAACACATAATGCGTGTAGATCTGTGCCAGTTGCCGTGGTCTAGGTTGTGGGCAGGTGTAAAGCACACTTTGCCCTTACGAGTGTAGTCTTTCAAAATAACCGTATCTGGCCGGTTAAACTTTGGAGAAGTGCAAACTCGATAGTTTAGCATCGAGATATTTTTACTGGACGTCGGCAAAAATAGCCCTATCGTATAAGTAACGTTTGGGCTTAACAACCGTCTATATAACTGCCAATGCGGAAATATAATAATGAAGTTACTGGCGAGTGTGGTAAAAAGAGGTGGGGAACAAGTGATTTTCTTGTGACAACAATACTAAGTTACATTCTCATTAGATAATTTCTTTACGTGTGATTTGTGAAGCCGAATCCAACATGACTGAAAACTACTACATCTTGTCATTGTAAGCACACACAGAATGTGTGATCATATTGTGGTACAGTGTAACCGACGAAGGTTGTGTTGGCTTGGATCAGCAGACCGTTTTTTTTTTCGAAGTCATATCTCCAGGATTCCAAGGACTTTTCGTTCATGTAGAACAATGCGAGTCAATGGATCCTACAGCAACATTCACCCACATAATAGTGAGATCggttttgttgaagaaacagaaaatctGGCAAAGATTCCGCCAGGATCCACTGCGAACAAAGGTTTACATTTAAATAAAGGCTGAGGTCATCTTATTGTATGGGTCTATTTCCTTGTTCCTGTATTTCCGTTGTTCCTGATGAAACTAGCGTGGTTAAACATGCAGTGCTTGTTTCGCCAACGAAACAGACGAAAATGATCGCACGATGTGGGAACGACTCCTATTAGTGGTAATATCCACTGCGGTTTTCACTTTAAGCTCAGCCAGTGGAAACTGGCGAGGTGGCTCGGTTTGGCTCGCTGGCCGGCAGCATGGCCGAGATAAAAAATACTGGCTGTCTCAGTCTTTACGTGAACTGTCTCCCTTCACCTCCAATATGTTTGACTGTGACAGCAATGACACAGGGAAAGAAGGGCTTCAACTCAGGCTCGACATACATTGTCTAGTCATACACATGCTGAAATTGGCTACAGATACTAGCGCAAAAATAAGGCGTTGACATGAAGCACAATTCCAAGGGTTGATAACTAGATTTTGCCACAGGCACCGCGAGCTGACTGTGCTGGCCACCTGCTACCTCGACATTGTCATCCACTTCGTCTGCTGTGTTGGCATTTGTTCATGAGCATAGTTAATGCGAGGTAATGCCGAACGACAATGCATCCTATTCTGTGCATGTGCAACAACTGACAAAAGATCTGTCAACTCAGAAAGTTGGTCCTCCATACAGC
Protein-coding regions in this window:
- the SEH1 gene encoding epoxide hydrolase, soluble (sEH), yielding MTERFVIKLTHGSRSFTTFSNYSEQDVFKGAGTKWTRVIFLLHGFPDENSSYDEAWPHLAQGFPNEKGLLLLAPLLRGYEESSLGPDEYSTHDVAGDVGAWIKQINPSNKVPVHILGHDWGAITAFKTASRFPELVTSIVTLAIPYLTNVVPWKLAWNVPEQLYYSSYMVTMQLSFLYRSRFEQTGRDSYLDSLWKYWSPTWKYTEKDISKTRARLSDHRIMDATTAYYRAIFNPINLINGKSKWPVDFSQVPTYFIGGAQDGCMTSKLYEWERELLKDEPNVKTTILPNSGHFLHREEPQKVAELAIEFFEKYSSKATSS
- the UTP9 gene encoding part of small (ribosomal) subunit (SSU) processosome (contains U3 snoRNA) (some similarity to part of small (ribosomal) subunit (SSU) processosome (contains U3 snoRNA)), yielding MTGITNHVDSTSSYFASIVSKNGRNEVSIFPIEKDTSLGEIKTNQVVKIELEAEDTVVDAMWIDAPAKRGKKRAKDDKEMSNFETSEAKLVVLLISGDFIFFSPGVDKIVNRIAHGSKFTNLVGSNDGESIWAYSGEEEKFVEFSVVENKVIKETKFNRKIGIAKGIKYKGSKITARSVPVVVESTGSLEVVDVAKSKNQVVVEFGNPSHSTNAYKVIRQSQTHPERIIALRKNSNELQVFNISNVEDIISLRANSEILNFSVVSTASQEQIFAFTTTNVEVYNIDYNTTVTDVSAASIIKTSSAGIPLSAVVYDQDENQLIGVWYDLLEPRFIRIASDISFEGLVEIPIEYHERSQNAIVNGHSEIAVHIPKEVTVDNLSAQELHQTLTGLLTTEEVNSSEVIFVCSTNDNENNIKQVLKMLSTESTDLLLRVFELISSEVAKDPSKNTPLSKWLKLLLLGYGGAIAKESSQSENLKNLQSGLNNGIKLLPHLLALQGRLQLLKSQSELRSRISTLNIETNDDIEDDNDNESIVYANGENDENDISKFIETESQDTLAEEVEEDDDDE
- the EFG1 gene encoding Nuclear receptor coregulator SMRT/SMRTER, contains Myb-like domains (hypothetical nuclear receptor coregulator SMRT/SMRTER, contains Myb-like domains), with product MSSEQNNIGMPKALSAQLEDGTAKSLLDGQAAQKLKDDVTDPVLVADEGLDADGSPKNYKNLSINSILNIHGKVQVQNPNQAYGTNPKLPSIGSVPGVPKDMSTSQQQQQQQQDLSPKYLPYQRNQYFNHHSRSVSSIDNKLAATSFTDSPQQTQQRTSVGPYGDNIAYQQPPGVAEAAHLVNLQQTTGSNASSVQSQYGQNVALGYGHLVQPGNQPMYPSHAATNSVPQQMISGGNQMHQLSYNPLHHQSHSASDLDPLHESKRGRRFRRRYNQIVRKYNCSYPGCVKSYGSLNHLNTHIVTKKHGHRKSKADFQHNQLSEDGTSNNTQQGPYDASNYPSHLQQHSPSDYTQGNYWYGYNPQVRSNQQVAAPQQQMEVHANTVAPPGSIPAPTYMYYQQGYPQHIPPPISQQRPPMGWPQQTSYPYTQMQGSTSQQSYQQTAQSTQTSSILQQHQVQHDPGQHSDPQMKSASESSTGTSPPLKR